A single region of the Lotus japonicus ecotype B-129 chromosome 4, LjGifu_v1.2 genome encodes:
- the LOC130713942 gene encoding mediator of RNA polymerase II transcription subunit 18 — translation MECVVQGIIETQHVEALEILLQGLCGVQRERLRIHEICLKNGPNLGNVASEVRLLCDLEQAEPSWTVKHIGGPIRGAGADQISVLVRNMVESKASKNVLRMFYTLGYKLDHELLRVGFSFQFYRGAQITVTVSSINKMPKLHATDEAEPVTPGIQMVEVTAPASAETYTEVASAVSSFCEYLAPLLHLSKPGISTGVVPTAAAAAASLMSDGGGTTL, via the exons ATGGAATGCGTGGTTCAGGGAATTATAGAGACACAG CATGTTGAGGCCCTTGAGATTCTTCTTCAAGGACTATGTGGTGTTCAGAGAGAACGATTGAGGATCCATGAAATATGCCTCAAGAATGGTCCAAATCTAG GCAATGTGGCCTCAGAGGTTCGACTCTTATGTGATCTAGAGCAGGCTGAGCCCTCATG GACTGTTAAACATATCGGTGGTCCAATTAGAGGTGCTGGTGCTGACCAAATTTCAGTTCTGGTTAGGAACATGGTGGAAAGCAAAGCGAGCAAGAATGTGCTCCGTATGTTTTATACACTGGGGTACAAGTTAGATCATGAGCTCCTGAGGGTGGGGttttccttccagttctacagGGGTGCGCAAATCACTGTAACGGTTTCATCAATCAATAAAATGCCAAAGCTGCACGCAACTGATGAGGCTGAGCCAGTAACACCTGGTATACAGATGGTTGAAGTAACAGCGCCTGCTTCTGCTGAAACCTATACTGAAGTTGCTTCTGCTGTGTCATCCTTTTGTGAATACCTTGCACC GCTTCTCCATCTGTCCAAACCAGGCATCTCAACCGGTGTTGTTCCTACTGCTGCTGCAGCTGCTGCATCTCTAATGTCTGATGGTGGGGGTACTACGTTGTAA